One region of Mangifera indica cultivar Alphonso chromosome 3, CATAS_Mindica_2.1, whole genome shotgun sequence genomic DNA includes:
- the LOC123212179 gene encoding isoleucine--tRNA ligase, chloroplastic/mitochondrial isoform X2, whose product MAFIWKSFAANSSVSTPREATIAVMQSSSYTVLSQRTCSSFRRTACIKLFDFRGSSSRRAFSFLNMTRYSTYSGDEFSSSSKRRSRGPVMAAKKAAEGISQEEGKYKHTVDLPKTTFGMRANALVREPEIQKLWDDHQVFKKVADKNDGGNFVLHDGPPYANGDLHMGHALNKILKDIINRFKLLQNYKVHYVPGWDCHGLPIELKVLQSLDQDAKKDLTPMKLRAKAAKFAKATVKAQMASFKRYGVWADWSNPYLTLDPEYEAAQIEVFGQMALEGYIYRGKKPVHWSPSSRTALAEAELEYPEGHVSRSIYVIFKILSAPPTSNGLLKEFFPDLCLAIWTTTPWTVPANAAVAVNAKLQYAVVEVQSLEGVSVIPENKERKIGNVLKEQKKLFIIVASDLVPTLQAKWGTKLVVKKTLSGSDLENCRYVHPIDNRECPVVIGGEYITTESGTGLVHTAPGHGQEDFVTGLKYRLPILSPVDDDGNFTEEAGQFSGLHVLGDGNGAVVNYLDEQMSLIMEESYKHKYPYDWRTKKPTIFRATEQWFASVEGFRKAAMDAIGQVKWIPPQAVNRISAMTSSRSDWCISRQRTWGVPIPVFYHVKSGEPLMNGETIDHIKSIISQKGSDAWWYMTVEDLLPEKYRTNASDYEKGTDTMDVWFDSGSSWAAVLGKRNGLGFPADLYLEGTDQHRGWFQSSLLTCIATKGKSPYSSVVTHGFVLDEKGSKMSKSLGNVVDPQKVIEGGKNQKEAPAYGADVLRLWVSSVDYTGDVMIGPQGLRQMSDIYRKLRGTLRYLLANLHDWSVGNSVPYDDLPIIDQYALFQLENVVKNIRESYENYQFFKIFQIIQRFVIVDLSNFYFDVAKDRLYVGGSTSFTRRSCQTVLSAHLLSIVRIIAPILPHLAEDVWQNLPFQYTLEDGSIAEFVFESKWPMLNERWLAFPVEEIDFWGKILELRTEVNKVLEVARTGKLIGSSLEAKVYLHTGDASLASRLHEMCAAKNDADTLQRIFITSQVEVIPSMEKEVIEKIPYSGEYLVQGKDRIWIGVSHAEGSKCERCWNYCLQVGSFVDHPTLCSRCYNVIAVQPLPSMAAVS is encoded by the exons ATGGCTTTCATTTGGAAGTCATTTGCTGCAAATTCCTCTGTATCAACTCCTAGAGAAGCTACTATTGCCGTGATGCAGAGCTCTTCGTATACA GTCCTTTCACAAAGAACTTGCTCATCCTTTAGGAGAACGGCTTGTATTAAATTATTCGATTTCAGAGGAAGCTCATCGCGCAGAGCCTTTTCTTTCTTAAATATGACACGTTATTCAACTTACTCTGGTGATGAGTTTAGTTCTTCTTCAAAGCGAAGATCTCGAGGACCTGTTATGGCTGCAAAGAAAGCGGCTGAAG GGATAAGTCAAGAAGAGGGAAAGTACAAGCACACAGTTGATTTGCCGAAAACAACTTTTGGCATGAGAGCTAATGCTCTGGTTAGGGAGCCTGAAATTCAGAAATTATGGGATGATCATCAGGTTTTCAAGAAGGTTGCAGATAAAAATGATGGG GGAAATTTTGTTCTTCATGATGGCCCTCCATATGCCAATGGAGACCTGCACATGGGCCATGCTCTGAATAAGATATTGAAGGATATCATTAATCGTTTTAAG CTTCTCCAAAATTATAAAGTTCATTATGTGCCTGGTTGGGACTGTCATGGCCTCCCAATTGAGTTGAAAG TTCTGCAGTCATTGGATCAGGATGCCAAAAAGGACCTCACTCCAATGAAGTTAAGAGCGAAGGCTGCCAAATTTGCCAAAGCGACAGTCAAAGCTCAGATGGCATCTTTTAAG CGCTATGGAGTATGGGCAGACTGGAGTAACCCTTATCTAACTCTTGATCCTGAATATGAGGCTGCACAG ATTGAGGTTTTTGGCCAGATGGCCCTTGAAGGGTATATATATCGTGGCAAGAAACCTGTTCACTGGAGTCCTTCATCACGTACTGCTCTTGCAGAGGCTGAATTGGAG TATCCTGAGGGACATGTTTCAAGAAGCATATATGTCATTTTCAAGATATTGAGTGCCCCTCCAACTTCCAACGGCTTATTAAAAGAATTCTTTCCAGATTTGTGCTTGGCCATATGGACAACAACTCCTTGGACTGTCCCAGCGAATGCTG CTGTTGCAGTGAATGCCAAACTTCAATATGCGGTTGTTGAAGTACAATCCTTGGAAGGTGTTTCTGTGATTCCTGAAAATAAGGAGAGAAAGATTGGAAATGTTCTAAAGGAACAGAAGAAGCTTTTCATTATTGTGGCATCTGATCTTGTGCCCACATTACAAGCAAAATGGGGCACGAAGCTTGTTGTCAAGAAAACATTGTCAGGTTCAGATCTTGAAAACTGCAG GTATGTTCACCCAATAGATAACAGGGAATGCCCGGTTGTCATCGGAGGAGAATATATTACTACAGAATCAGGAACTGGACTGGTGCATACAGCTCCTGGTCATGGTCAGGAGGATTTTGTGACTGGCTTGAAATACAGACTACCTATACTTTCTCCTGTAGATGATGATGGAAATTTTACTGAAGAAGCTGGACAGTTCAGTGGGCTTCATGTACTTGGAGATGGAAATGGTGCTGTTGTGAACTACTTAGATGAACAAATGTCCCTTATCATGGAAGAGTCATACA AGCACAAGTATCCATATGATTGGCGAACTAAAAAGCCTACTATATTCAGGGCAACCGAGCAATGGTTTGCATCAGTGGAAGGATTTCGCAAGGCTGCTATGGATGCAATTGGCCAAGTAAAATGGATCCCTCCTCAG GCAGTAAACAGAATTTCTGCAATGACTTCTAGTCGCTCGGACTGGTGCATATCAAGACAAAGAACATGGGGAGTTCCTATTCCAGTCTTTTATCATGTGAAGTCAGGGGAACCTCTTATGAATGGAGAAACTATTGATCATATCAAGT CTATAATATCTCAGAAGGGCAGTGATGCATGGTGGTACATGACTGTGGAGGATCTACTTCCAGAAAAATATcgtacaaatgcatcagactATGAGAAAGGAACGGATACAATGGATGTCTGGTTTGACTCTG GTTCTTCTTGGGCTGCTGTGTTGGGAAAAAGAAATGGCCTTGGTTTTCCTGCAGATTTGTACCTTGAAGGAACAGACCAGCATCGTGGATGGTTCCAGAGTTCTTTGTTAACATGTATTGCAACTAAAG GAAAGTCTCCATATTCCAGTGTTGTAACACACGGATTTGTATTAGATGAGAAAGGTTCTAAGATGAGCAAATCTTTGGGTAATGTTGTAGATCCACAAAAGGTTATCGAGGGAGGGAAAAACCAAAAG GAAGCACCTGCCTATGGAGCTGATGTTTTACGTCTCTGGGTTTCAAGTGTGGATTATACAGGTGATGTGATGATTGGCCCTCAGGGCCTCCGTCAAATGTCTGACATATACAGAAAGCTTCGAGGAACACTTAGATACCTTTTGGCTAATCTGCATGATTGGAGT GTTGGTAATTCTGTTCCATATGATGATCTTCCCATTATCGATCAGTATGCCCTATTTCAACTTGAAAATGTTGTGAAGAACATCAGAGAGAGTTATGAAAACTatcagttttttaaaattttccag aTTATACAAAGGTTTGTCATCGTCGATCTGTCAAATTTCTATTTCGATGTTGCCAAAGATCGGCTTTATGTTGG GGGATCAACAAGTTTTACTAGAAGAAGTTGTCAAACAGTTCTCTCTGCACATCTGCTTTCCATTGTTAGGATAATTGCTCCAATTCTGCCACATCTGGCTGAAGATGTGTGGCAAAACCTCCCCTTTCAGTATACTCTTGAAGATGGTTCTATTGCTGAATTTGTTTTTGAATCAAAATGGCCCATGTTGAATGAAAGATGGCTTGCCTTCCCTGTTGAAGAAATTGATTTCTGGGGAAAAATTCTTGAG CTGAGAACAGAGGTAAATAAAGTGCTGGAGGTTGCTCGTACAGGGAAGTTAATCGGTTCAAGTTTAGAGGCGAAGGTTTATCTACATACTGGTGATGCTAGTCTGGCTTCTAGATTGCATGAAATGTGTGCAGCTAAAAACGATGCGGATACATTGCAACGTATATTCATAACATCTCAG GTAGAGGTGATTCCGTCTATGGAGAAGGAAGTGATTGAGAAAATTCCCTATTCCGGAGAGTATCTCGTTCAAGGAAAGGATAGGATATGGATTGGTGTGTCGCATGCAGAGGGTTCAAAATGCGAACGATGCTGGAATTACTGTCTGCAAGTTGGATCCTTTGTAGACCACCCCACACTTTGCAGTCGCTGTTATAATGTTATTGCAGTTCAACCACTGCCTTCTATGGCAGCTGTCAGCTAA
- the LOC123212179 gene encoding isoleucine--tRNA ligase, chloroplastic/mitochondrial isoform X1, with protein MAFIWKSFAANSSVSTPREATIAVMQSSSYTVLSQRTCSSFRRTACIKLFDFRGSSSRRAFSFLNMTRYSTYSGDEFSSSSKRRSRGPVMAAKKAAEGISQEEGKYKHTVDLPKTTFGMRANALVREPEIQKLWDDHQVFKKVADKNDGGNFVLHDGPPYANGDLHMGHALNKILKDIINRFKLLQNYKVHYVPGWDCHGLPIELKVLQSLDQDAKKDLTPMKLRAKAAKFAKATVKAQMASFKRYGVWADWSNPYLTLDPEYEAAQIEVFGQMALEGYIYRGKKPVHWSPSSRTALAEAELEYPEGHVSRSIYVIFKILSAPPTSNGLLKEFFPDLCLAIWTTTPWTVPANAAVAVNAKLQYAVVEVQSLEGVSVIPENKERKIGNVLKEQKKLFIIVASDLVPTLQAKWGTKLVVKKTLSGSDLENCRYVHPIDNRECPVVIGGEYITTESGTGLVHTAPGHGQEDFVTGLKYRLPILSPVDDDGNFTEEAGQFSGLHVLGDGNGAVVNYLDEQMSLIMEESYKHKYPYDWRTKKPTIFRATEQWFASVEGFRKAAMDAIGQVKWIPPQAVNRISAMTSSRSDWCISRQRTWGVPIPVFYHVKSGEPLMNGETIDHIKSIISQKGSDAWWYMTVEDLLPEKYRTNASDYEKGTDTMDVWFDSVLKSLHIHLTWPFSWNLVFLSFSHPIPGSSWAAVLGKRNGLGFPADLYLEGTDQHRGWFQSSLLTCIATKGKSPYSSVVTHGFVLDEKGSKMSKSLGNVVDPQKVIEGGKNQKEAPAYGADVLRLWVSSVDYTGDVMIGPQGLRQMSDIYRKLRGTLRYLLANLHDWSVGNSVPYDDLPIIDQYALFQLENVVKNIRESYENYQFFKIFQIIQRFVIVDLSNFYFDVAKDRLYVGGSTSFTRRSCQTVLSAHLLSIVRIIAPILPHLAEDVWQNLPFQYTLEDGSIAEFVFESKWPMLNERWLAFPVEEIDFWGKILELRTEVNKVLEVARTGKLIGSSLEAKVYLHTGDASLASRLHEMCAAKNDADTLQRIFITSQVEVIPSMEKEVIEKIPYSGEYLVQGKDRIWIGVSHAEGSKCERCWNYCLQVGSFVDHPTLCSRCYNVIAVQPLPSMAAVS; from the exons ATGGCTTTCATTTGGAAGTCATTTGCTGCAAATTCCTCTGTATCAACTCCTAGAGAAGCTACTATTGCCGTGATGCAGAGCTCTTCGTATACA GTCCTTTCACAAAGAACTTGCTCATCCTTTAGGAGAACGGCTTGTATTAAATTATTCGATTTCAGAGGAAGCTCATCGCGCAGAGCCTTTTCTTTCTTAAATATGACACGTTATTCAACTTACTCTGGTGATGAGTTTAGTTCTTCTTCAAAGCGAAGATCTCGAGGACCTGTTATGGCTGCAAAGAAAGCGGCTGAAG GGATAAGTCAAGAAGAGGGAAAGTACAAGCACACAGTTGATTTGCCGAAAACAACTTTTGGCATGAGAGCTAATGCTCTGGTTAGGGAGCCTGAAATTCAGAAATTATGGGATGATCATCAGGTTTTCAAGAAGGTTGCAGATAAAAATGATGGG GGAAATTTTGTTCTTCATGATGGCCCTCCATATGCCAATGGAGACCTGCACATGGGCCATGCTCTGAATAAGATATTGAAGGATATCATTAATCGTTTTAAG CTTCTCCAAAATTATAAAGTTCATTATGTGCCTGGTTGGGACTGTCATGGCCTCCCAATTGAGTTGAAAG TTCTGCAGTCATTGGATCAGGATGCCAAAAAGGACCTCACTCCAATGAAGTTAAGAGCGAAGGCTGCCAAATTTGCCAAAGCGACAGTCAAAGCTCAGATGGCATCTTTTAAG CGCTATGGAGTATGGGCAGACTGGAGTAACCCTTATCTAACTCTTGATCCTGAATATGAGGCTGCACAG ATTGAGGTTTTTGGCCAGATGGCCCTTGAAGGGTATATATATCGTGGCAAGAAACCTGTTCACTGGAGTCCTTCATCACGTACTGCTCTTGCAGAGGCTGAATTGGAG TATCCTGAGGGACATGTTTCAAGAAGCATATATGTCATTTTCAAGATATTGAGTGCCCCTCCAACTTCCAACGGCTTATTAAAAGAATTCTTTCCAGATTTGTGCTTGGCCATATGGACAACAACTCCTTGGACTGTCCCAGCGAATGCTG CTGTTGCAGTGAATGCCAAACTTCAATATGCGGTTGTTGAAGTACAATCCTTGGAAGGTGTTTCTGTGATTCCTGAAAATAAGGAGAGAAAGATTGGAAATGTTCTAAAGGAACAGAAGAAGCTTTTCATTATTGTGGCATCTGATCTTGTGCCCACATTACAAGCAAAATGGGGCACGAAGCTTGTTGTCAAGAAAACATTGTCAGGTTCAGATCTTGAAAACTGCAG GTATGTTCACCCAATAGATAACAGGGAATGCCCGGTTGTCATCGGAGGAGAATATATTACTACAGAATCAGGAACTGGACTGGTGCATACAGCTCCTGGTCATGGTCAGGAGGATTTTGTGACTGGCTTGAAATACAGACTACCTATACTTTCTCCTGTAGATGATGATGGAAATTTTACTGAAGAAGCTGGACAGTTCAGTGGGCTTCATGTACTTGGAGATGGAAATGGTGCTGTTGTGAACTACTTAGATGAACAAATGTCCCTTATCATGGAAGAGTCATACA AGCACAAGTATCCATATGATTGGCGAACTAAAAAGCCTACTATATTCAGGGCAACCGAGCAATGGTTTGCATCAGTGGAAGGATTTCGCAAGGCTGCTATGGATGCAATTGGCCAAGTAAAATGGATCCCTCCTCAG GCAGTAAACAGAATTTCTGCAATGACTTCTAGTCGCTCGGACTGGTGCATATCAAGACAAAGAACATGGGGAGTTCCTATTCCAGTCTTTTATCATGTGAAGTCAGGGGAACCTCTTATGAATGGAGAAACTATTGATCATATCAAGT CTATAATATCTCAGAAGGGCAGTGATGCATGGTGGTACATGACTGTGGAGGATCTACTTCCAGAAAAATATcgtacaaatgcatcagactATGAGAAAGGAACGGATACAATGGATGTCTGGTTTGACTCTG TTCTAAAATCTCTTCATATTCATCTGACATGGCCCTTCAGTTGGAATCTGGTGTTTCTTAGTTTCTCACATCCTATTCCAGGTTCTTCTTGGGCTGCTGTGTTGGGAAAAAGAAATGGCCTTGGTTTTCCTGCAGATTTGTACCTTGAAGGAACAGACCAGCATCGTGGATGGTTCCAGAGTTCTTTGTTAACATGTATTGCAACTAAAG GAAAGTCTCCATATTCCAGTGTTGTAACACACGGATTTGTATTAGATGAGAAAGGTTCTAAGATGAGCAAATCTTTGGGTAATGTTGTAGATCCACAAAAGGTTATCGAGGGAGGGAAAAACCAAAAG GAAGCACCTGCCTATGGAGCTGATGTTTTACGTCTCTGGGTTTCAAGTGTGGATTATACAGGTGATGTGATGATTGGCCCTCAGGGCCTCCGTCAAATGTCTGACATATACAGAAAGCTTCGAGGAACACTTAGATACCTTTTGGCTAATCTGCATGATTGGAGT GTTGGTAATTCTGTTCCATATGATGATCTTCCCATTATCGATCAGTATGCCCTATTTCAACTTGAAAATGTTGTGAAGAACATCAGAGAGAGTTATGAAAACTatcagttttttaaaattttccag aTTATACAAAGGTTTGTCATCGTCGATCTGTCAAATTTCTATTTCGATGTTGCCAAAGATCGGCTTTATGTTGG GGGATCAACAAGTTTTACTAGAAGAAGTTGTCAAACAGTTCTCTCTGCACATCTGCTTTCCATTGTTAGGATAATTGCTCCAATTCTGCCACATCTGGCTGAAGATGTGTGGCAAAACCTCCCCTTTCAGTATACTCTTGAAGATGGTTCTATTGCTGAATTTGTTTTTGAATCAAAATGGCCCATGTTGAATGAAAGATGGCTTGCCTTCCCTGTTGAAGAAATTGATTTCTGGGGAAAAATTCTTGAG CTGAGAACAGAGGTAAATAAAGTGCTGGAGGTTGCTCGTACAGGGAAGTTAATCGGTTCAAGTTTAGAGGCGAAGGTTTATCTACATACTGGTGATGCTAGTCTGGCTTCTAGATTGCATGAAATGTGTGCAGCTAAAAACGATGCGGATACATTGCAACGTATATTCATAACATCTCAG GTAGAGGTGATTCCGTCTATGGAGAAGGAAGTGATTGAGAAAATTCCCTATTCCGGAGAGTATCTCGTTCAAGGAAAGGATAGGATATGGATTGGTGTGTCGCATGCAGAGGGTTCAAAATGCGAACGATGCTGGAATTACTGTCTGCAAGTTGGATCCTTTGTAGACCACCCCACACTTTGCAGTCGCTGTTATAATGTTATTGCAGTTCAACCACTGCCTTCTATGGCAGCTGTCAGCTAA